The DNA region TTGAATCAATAATTTGAGCATATATATGACGTGATGTACGATGTACAACTAAACGAATTTTATTTAATCTTTTCAGATGTAAGCGTACTTTTTTTGCTCTACGTATACGAATATTTTTTTTATTATTTATACTATTCATATTATTTTTTCTTAGCCTCTTTAATACGTACAAATTCATCTGAATAACGAATACCTTTTCCTTTATAAGATTCTGGTTTCCGTTTAGATCGTAAATTTGCAGCTACTTGACCTAATAATTGCTTATCAATACTTTTTAAAATAATTTCTGTAGAAGATATATTTTCTGCAATAATTCCATGAGGCAAACAATACTTAATTGCATGAGAATACCCTAAAAACATATTAATTATATTATTTAATTCTATTGAAATTTTATATCCAACACCAACTAATTTTAGTTTTTTTGAAAATCCTTGAGTAACACCAATAATCATAGAATTTACTAATGATCTAACAGTGCCAGCTTGCATCCAAGAATCATATTTCTTTAATTTAGGTTTAAAAAATAATACATTATTACAATTTTTAATTATAACAGAACTATGAAAATTTCTTTTAAGAATATGATTTTTACTTTCTACAGTAATCATATTATTATTTAACATAATTTTTACATTTTTAGGTATCGTAATTGATTTTTTAGCAATACGAGACATGTATCCTCCATATTAAGATACAAAACAAATAATTTCACCACCAATTCCCATTTTTTTAGCTACTTTATTACTAATTACACCTTTTGAAGTAGAAAGAATAGCTATCCCTAAACCATCCATAACATCTGGTAAATGTTTTTTATCTTTATAAACACGTAAACTAGGTTTACTAATACGTTTAATCTCTTCTATTACAGACTTCCCGTTAAAATATTTAAGAATAATTTTTAATACTAATTGATCCATAATATTTTTAACAACATAATCTTGAATATAACCTTCTTGTTTTAAAACAGAACTAATTGCAATTTTCAATTTAGAAGAAGGCATAAACACTGCAATCTTATTAGCTAATTGACTATTTCGAATTCTTGTTAACATATCTGATATAGGATCTTGCATACTCATTATATTTATACTCACTTGTTATAAAAATTATAATTATTTTACCAACTAGATTTTTTTAAACCTGGAATTTCTCCCCTCATAGCAGATTCTCTTAATTTCATACGACTCAATCCAAATTTTCTAATAAACCCATGTGGTCTTCCAGTTTGTAAACAACGATTTCTCTGTCTAGATAAACTAGAATCACGAGGTAAAGTCTGTAATTTTAAAACCGCTTTCCAACGCTCTGATTGAGTAATTAACATATTAGAAATAATTTGTTTTAAACTTTGACGTTTTTTAAAAAATTTTATTCCTAATTTAATACGTTTTTTTTCACGAGCTTTCATTGACTCTTTAGCCATATTATTCTATGTACCTTTTATAGTATTAAACACGAAATGGAAAATGAAAATAAGATAATAATGCTATACCTTCATTATCTGAATTAGCAGTAGTTGTAATTGTAATATCTAAACCCCGAATTTTATCAATATTATCATAATTAATTTCAGGGAAAATAATTTGTTCACGTATACCTAAACTATAATTCCCTCGACCATCAAAAGATTTTTTAGAAAAACCACGAAAATCACGAATTCTAGGTATAACAATAGAAATTAATCGATTTAAAAAATCCCATTTTCTTCGACCCCGCAAAGTTACTTTACAACCAATAGGATATCCTTCTCGTATTTTAAAACCAGAAATAGATTTTCTTGCTTTAGTAATACATGGTTTTTGACCAGAAATAGTCATTAAATCTAAAATTGCATGATCCAAGGCTTTTTTTTCATGTACAGCTTTCCCAATACCCATATTTAAAGTAATTTTATTAATTTTAGGTACTTGCATAATAGAACTATATTTAAATTTTACCATTAATTTTTCTATTATATGTTTTTTATAATAATCATTTAATATTACCATTGTATACTCCCAATTTTATCTAACAATCTGATTATTTGATTTTAAAAACCTAAATTTTTTACCAGAATCTATTCTAAACCCAATACGATCCGGTTTTTTAGTAATAGGATTTAAGATTGCTACATTAGAAATATGAATAGGAGATTCTTTTTCTATAATTCCTCCATTTTGATTTTGAGATGGTATGGGTTTTTGATGTTTTTTAACTATATTTACTCCTTCTACAATGATTTTATCCTTATTTTTAAAAATAAATTTCACTTTTCCAATTTTTTTTTTATCTTTCCCTGATAATACCATTACAATATCATTCAATCTAATTTTTAATGCCATTATTTATTTCCTTATTAAAACACACTATAAAACTTCAGGAGCTAATGAAACAATTTTCATAAATTTTTCTATTCTTAATTCACGTGTTATAGGACCAAAGACTCGAGTACCAATAGGTTGTTCAGAATTATTTAAAATTACACATGAATTAGTATCAAAACGAATTAAAGAACCATCCGATCTACGAATACCTTTTTTAGTACGTACTATAACAGCTTTTAAAACCTCTCCTTTTTTAACTTTTCCTCGCGGTACAGCTTCTTTAATAGTTACTTTAATAATATCACCAATACCAGCATATCTCCTTTTAGAACCTCCTAAAACACGAATACACATAGCAAACCGTGCTCCTGAATTATCAGCAACACGTAATATTGTTTGTTCTTGAATCATAAGATATCCCTGTGCTATTTATAATACTATAATTAATAAATACTCAAAATTTAGTATAATAAAAATTTTTAAATTACAAGAAGACATGTAAAAATCATGCCTTCATAAAAATTAAAAATTAAATTTTTTAAACACTTTAATTAAAATCCATGATTTAGTTTTAGACATTGGACGACATTCAGATATTTCAACAATATCTCCATTAGAACATGTATTATATTCATCATGAATATGAAGTTTTGTTTTTCTTCTAACAAACTTTTTATAAATAGGATGTTTAATAAATCTTTCTATAGCTACTACTGCTGATTTATGCATTTTATCACTAATTACTCGACCTTTCAATATCTTAATTTTTTGAATCATGTATCCGATTTCTCTTTTCAGTCAATATAGTTTTAACTCTAACAATATTACGACGTACTATTCGTAATAAATGAGTATTCTGTAATTTTTTATTAGACAATTGAATTTTCAAATTAAATTTTTCCTTTAATAAATTCAATAAATCAATATATAACTCATGAGATGATTTTTTACGCAATTGAATTAATTTCATTACATCGCCATTTTAGTTACAAAAATAGTTTTAATAGGAAGTTTAGATGCTGCCAATTTAAATGCTGAACGAGATTCTTCTTCAGAAATACCATTTATTTCATATAATATCTTACCAGGCTGCACCAAAGCTACCCAATATTCAACATTACCTTTTCCTTTTCCCATTCTTACTTCTAATGGTTTTTGAGTAATAGGTTTATCTGGGAAAATACGTATCCAAATTTTTCCTTGTCGTTTCATAGAACGCGTAATAGATCGTCTTGCAGATTCAATTTGACGACCAGTTAAACGTCCTCGAGTAATTGCTTTCAATCCAAACTGACCAAAATGAATATTAGAATTTAATGCTAAACCCCGGTTTTTCCCTTTATGCATTTTTCGGAATTTAGTACGTTTAGGTTGTAACATTATCTACATTATCTCCTTTATTTTCGATATTTACGATATGTTTTCTTTTTATTAATAATATTTTGTTGAGAATTTTCAAGAATTTTCATTCCATCCAAAATTTCACCTTTAAAAACCCATACCTTAACACCAATAATACCATATGTAGTATGTGCTTCAGATAAGCTATATTCAATATCTGCACGTAAAGTATGTAAAGGAACTCGACCTTCACGATACCATTCTGTCCTTGCTATTTCAGTACCACCTAAACGACCACTAACTTCTACTTTAATACCTTTAGCTCCTTTCTTCATAGCATTTTGAACTGCTCTTTTCATTGCTCTACGAAACATAATTCTTCTTTCTAATTGTGAGGCAATATTATCAGCAATTAATTTAGCATCTAATTCTGGTTTTTTAATTTCCGAAATATTAATTTGCGCTGGAACACCTGCAATAATAGCAATTTCTGATCTTAATTTCTCAACATCTTCACCTCCCTTTCCAATAACAATTCCAGGACGAGCGGTATAAATAGTGATACGAATATTTTTTGATATACGATCAATTATAATTCGAGAAATAGATGCTTTATTCAACTTTTTGTTTAAAAATTGACGAATTTTAAAATCACTATATAAATATTCAGAAAATTTTTTACTATTTGCAAACCAAGTAGAATTCCAATATTTTATAATACCTAATCTCATACCATGAGGATGCACTTTTTGACCCATATTTATTCCTTTAAAATATTATCTTATTTATCTATAGAAGATACAATAACAGTAATATGACTAGTACGTTTTAAAATACGATCTGATCGACCTTTAGCTCTAGGTATCATTCGTTTCATTACAGGACCTTCATCTACAAAAATATTTTTTATAAATAAATCATTTTTATTTAAACCATAATTATGATTAGCATTCGCAATAGCAGAATCAAGTACTTTTTTGACTAAAAAAGCTGATTTTTTTTTATGATAATTTAAAAAATCTATTACATGAACTACTTTTTTACCTCGAATGAAATCAACAATTAGTCGTACTTTTTGTGCTGACGATTTCGCTTTTTTATATTTAGCTAAAATTTCCATTTATTTTCTTACCTAACGTTTTTTAATTTTTTTATCTGCCGTATGACCTCTATAAGTACGAGTCAAAGAAAATTCACCTAATTTATGACCAACCATATCTTCCGTAATAAATACCGGTATATGTTGACGACCATTATGAATAGAAATTGTTAAACCCACCATATCTGGGAAAATTGTTGATCGTCTAGACCATGTTTTAAAGATTTTTTTTTTACCAGATTGATTTATTTTTTTTATTTTAGATAATAAACTAAGATCAATAAAGGGTCCTTTTTTAAGGGAACGAGGCATATTTAAAATATCCTTAACAATTATTTATTACTATTACAATTACGTAAAATAAATTTATTAGTACGTTTATTCTTACGAGTTTTTTTACCTTTAGTTTGTTGACCCCATGGAGTGACTGGATGTTTCCCAAAATTTCTACCCTCTCCCCCACCATGAGGATGATCAACAGGGTTCATTGCAGTACCACGAACTGTAGGGCGAATACCCCTCCAACGAGAAGCACCTGCTTTCCCTAAAACTCTCAACATATGTTCAGAATTACCAATTTCACCAATCGTTGCTCGACATTTAGATTCAACTTTACGTATCTCACCGGAACGTAATCTTAATGTTACATATACACCTTCTCTAGCAATAATTTGAGCATAGTTTCCAGCTGTTCGAGCAATCTGACCACCTTTATTAGGCTTCATCTCAATATTATGTATTAAAGTACCGACTGGAATATTTTTCATTGGTAAACTATTACCAATTTTAATCATAACTTTAGAACCTGAAACCACTTCATCTCCCACTTTTAATTTTTTAGGAGCTAAAATATACTTTCTAGTACCATCCTGATATAAAACTAATGCTATATTAGCAGATCGATTAGGATCATATTCTAATCGTTCAACACGAGCAGTAATATCATCTTTAGATCGCTTAAAATCAATAATACGATAAATTCTTTTGTGATTACCTCCAATATGTCGAGTTGTAATGCGACCTTGATTATTTCTACCACCACTTTTATGACTACCAGTAGATAATAAAGAATATGGTCTGCCTCGATATAAATGAGGATTAACTACTTTAATAACATGTCGACGACCTGGGGATGTTGGTTTACATTTTACAATTACCATACTAATTTTCTCCAATCACTTTATTTAATTAGACATCATTTATACAATCTAATTTTTGTCCTTTTTGTAAAGTAATATAAGCTTTTTTCCAATGCTTCTTATAAATATTATATTTTCCTTTCTTTTTTATTTTACCTTTAACTAAAACTGTATTAATGCCTTTAATATCCACTGAAAATAATTCTTGCATAGCTAATTTAATTTCTAATTTAGTTGATTTTACGGAAACTTTAAATGTTACTGTATTATTTTTATTTAAAAAAATAGAAGATTTTTCAGATATATGTGGAGTATATAAAATTTTAAATAATTTTTCTTGTGATATCATGCAAGTAAAATTTCCTCAATTGTTTTAATTGCTGAACTAGTCATAATAATATTTTTAAAAGCAATTAATTGTATAGGATTAATAGATTTAATATCTTGAATACATACTTTATGTAAATTTCTAGATGCTAAAAGTAAATTATTATCTATATTATTCTGAATAATTAAAACTTCTTCTAAAGAAATACTTTTTAATTTTTGTAATAAAAGTTTTGTTTTGGGATATAATATAGAAAAATCTTCAAAAATAATTAATCTATTTTTACGTATCAACTCTGAAAAAATACTTTTCAATGCTCCACGATACATTTTTCTATTAACTTTTTTACTATAAATCTTTGATTTTGCTGCAAAAGTTACCCCTCCTGATCTCCATAAAGGACTCCTAATAGAACCTACACGAGCACGACCCGTTCCTTTCTGACGCCATGGTTTTTTACCTGAACCAGATACTTCAGATCTATTTTTTTGAGCTCGACTACCTTGACGAGAACCAGATGAATATGCAACAGTTACTTGATGAACCAATGATTTATTAAATTCTTGATTAAAAATAATATCTGAAACAGAAATAGAGACTCCTGAATCTTTAAGTATTAATTCCATTTTATTGTTTCCTTATACCTTTACAGCTGGTTTAATAATTAAATCACCACCAGTTGCTCCAGGAACAGAACCTTTAACAAATAATAAGTTCTTTTCAGTATTAATTTTAATAATATTTAAATTCTGTATTGTAACACGATGATTTCCTAAATGACCAGACATTTTTTTACCTTTAAATACTCTTCCTGGAGTTTGATTTTGACCAATTGAACCAGGCGCTCTATGTGATAATGAATTTCCATGAGTAGCATCCTGCATACTAAAATTCCAACGTTTTATAGTACCTGAAAATCCTTTACCCTTAGATACTCCAGTAACATCAACTTTTTTAAAAGCATCAAATAATCCAATACTAAGCTTTTGACCTAATTTAAATTTTTGAACATCTAAAATTTTAAATTCCCATAATCCACGACCTGCTAGTGATCCTGATTTAGCAAAATGACCAATTTCTGATTTCAATAACCGATTTTTTTTTTTAATCCCAGTGGTTACTTGAATAGAACAATAGTGATCATTAATAAAATTTTTAATTTGAGTTATACGATTTTCTGTAACTTCAATGACAGTTATCGGAATGGAGGCACCCTCTTTAGTAAAAATACGTGTCATTCCAATTTTTTTACCAACTAAACCAATCATTATTTCACCAATTATAATTATAAAATTAACTTAAACTAATTTGTACATCTACTCCTGAAGCTAAATCTAATTTCATTAACGCATCAATAGTCTTTTCAGTAGGTTGTACAATATCAATTAACCTCTTATGTGTGCAAATTTCATACTGATCACGTGCATCTTTATTTACATGAGGCGAAATTAAAACAGTAAACCGTTCTTTCCGAGTAGGTAAAGGAATAGGTCCTCTAACCTGTGCTCCAGTTCTTTTAGCTGTTTCTACAATTTCAAATGTCGATTGATCAATTAATCGATGATCAAAAGCTTTTAAACGAATACGAATTCTTTGATTCTGCATAGAATCATAACTCCAGTTATATAAAAACATTAAAAGAC from Buchnera aphidicola (Phyllaphis fagi) includes:
- the rplF gene encoding 50S ribosomal protein L6 translates to MSRIAKKSITIPKNVKIMLNNNMITVESKNHILKRNFHSSVIIKNCNNVLFFKPKLKKYDSWMQAGTVRSLVNSMIIGVTQGFSKKLKLVGVGYKISIELNNIINMFLGYSHAIKYCLPHGIIAENISSTEIILKSIDKQLLGQVAANLRSKRKPESYKGKGIRYSDEFVRIKEAKKK
- the rpsH gene encoding 30S ribosomal protein S8, with amino-acid sequence MSMQDPISDMLTRIRNSQLANKIAVFMPSSKLKIAISSVLKQEGYIQDYVVKNIMDQLVLKIILKYFNGKSVIEEIKRISKPSLRVYKDKKHLPDVMDGLGIAILSTSKGVISNKVAKKMGIGGEIICFVS
- the rpsN gene encoding 30S ribosomal protein S14, with the protein product MAKESMKAREKKRIKLGIKFFKKRQSLKQIISNMLITQSERWKAVLKLQTLPRDSSLSRQRNRCLQTGRPHGFIRKFGLSRMKLRESAMRGEIPGLKKSSW
- the rplE gene encoding 50S ribosomal protein L5 gives rise to the protein MVILNDYYKKHIIEKLMVKFKYSSIMQVPKINKITLNMGIGKAVHEKKALDHAILDLMTISGQKPCITKARKSISGFKIREGYPIGCKVTLRGRRKWDFLNRLISIVIPRIRDFRGFSKKSFDGRGNYSLGIREQIIFPEINYDNIDKIRGLDITITTTANSDNEGIALLSYFHFPFRV
- the rplX gene encoding 50S ribosomal protein L24 — protein: MALKIRLNDIVMVLSGKDKKKIGKVKFIFKNKDKIIVEGVNIVKKHQKPIPSQNQNGGIIEKESPIHISNVAILNPITKKPDRIGFRIDSGKKFRFLKSNNQIVR
- the rplN gene encoding 50S ribosomal protein L14 is translated as MIQEQTILRVADNSGARFAMCIRVLGGSKRRYAGIGDIIKVTIKEAVPRGKVKKGEVLKAVIVRTKKGIRRSDGSLIRFDTNSCVILNNSEQPIGTRVFGPITRELRIEKFMKIVSLAPEVL
- the rpsQ gene encoding 30S ribosomal protein S17; translation: MIQKIKILKGRVISDKMHKSAVVAIERFIKHPIYKKFVRRKTKLHIHDEYNTCSNGDIVEISECRPMSKTKSWILIKVFKKFNF
- the rpmC gene encoding 50S ribosomal protein L29; protein product: MKLIQLRKKSSHELYIDLLNLLKEKFNLKIQLSNKKLQNTHLLRIVRRNIVRVKTILTEKRNRIHDSKN
- the rplP gene encoding 50S ribosomal protein L16, encoding MLQPKRTKFRKMHKGKNRGLALNSNIHFGQFGLKAITRGRLTGRQIESARRSITRSMKRQGKIWIRIFPDKPITQKPLEVRMGKGKGNVEYWVALVQPGKILYEINGISEEESRSAFKLAASKLPIKTIFVTKMAM
- the rpsC gene encoding 30S ribosomal protein S3; this encodes MGQKVHPHGMRLGIIKYWNSTWFANSKKFSEYLYSDFKIRQFLNKKLNKASISRIIIDRISKNIRITIYTARPGIVIGKGGEDVEKLRSEIAIIAGVPAQINISEIKKPELDAKLIADNIASQLERRIMFRRAMKRAVQNAMKKGAKGIKVEVSGRLGGTEIARTEWYREGRVPLHTLRADIEYSLSEAHTTYGIIGVKVWVFKGEILDGMKILENSQQNIINKKKTYRKYRK
- the rplV gene encoding 50S ribosomal protein L22 — encoded protein: MEILAKYKKAKSSAQKVRLIVDFIRGKKVVHVIDFLNYHKKKSAFLVKKVLDSAIANANHNYGLNKNDLFIKNIFVDEGPVMKRMIPRAKGRSDRILKRTSHITVIVSSIDK
- the rpsS gene encoding 30S ribosomal protein S19; protein product: MPRSLKKGPFIDLSLLSKIKKINQSGKKKIFKTWSRRSTIFPDMVGLTISIHNGRQHIPVFITEDMVGHKLGEFSLTRTYRGHTADKKIKKR
- the rplB gene encoding 50S ribosomal protein L2, producing MVIVKCKPTSPGRRHVIKVVNPHLYRGRPYSLLSTGSHKSGGRNNQGRITTRHIGGNHKRIYRIIDFKRSKDDITARVERLEYDPNRSANIALVLYQDGTRKYILAPKKLKVGDEVVSGSKVMIKIGNSLPMKNIPVGTLIHNIEMKPNKGGQIARTAGNYAQIIAREGVYVTLRLRSGEIRKVESKCRATIGEIGNSEHMLRVLGKAGASRWRGIRPTVRGTAMNPVDHPHGGGEGRNFGKHPVTPWGQQTKGKKTRKNKRTNKFILRNCNSNK
- the rplW gene encoding 50S ribosomal protein L23, with the protein product MISQEKLFKILYTPHISEKSSIFLNKNNTVTFKVSVKSTKLEIKLAMQELFSVDIKGINTVLVKGKIKKKGKYNIYKKHWKKAYITLQKGQKLDCINDV
- the rplD gene encoding 50S ribosomal protein L4, with translation MELILKDSGVSISVSDIIFNQEFNKSLVHQVTVAYSSGSRQGSRAQKNRSEVSGSGKKPWRQKGTGRARVGSIRSPLWRSGGVTFAAKSKIYSKKVNRKMYRGALKSIFSELIRKNRLIIFEDFSILYPKTKLLLQKLKSISLEEVLIIQNNIDNNLLLASRNLHKVCIQDIKSINPIQLIAFKNIIMTSSAIKTIEEILLA
- the rplC gene encoding 50S ribosomal protein L3; the protein is MIGLVGKKIGMTRIFTKEGASIPITVIEVTENRITQIKNFINDHYCSIQVTTGIKKKNRLLKSEIGHFAKSGSLAGRGLWEFKILDVQKFKLGQKLSIGLFDAFKKVDVTGVSKGKGFSGTIKRWNFSMQDATHGNSLSHRAPGSIGQNQTPGRVFKGKKMSGHLGNHRVTIQNLNIIKINTEKNLLFVKGSVPGATGGDLIIKPAVKV
- the rpsJ gene encoding 30S ribosomal protein S10, whose amino-acid sequence is MQNQRIRIRLKAFDHRLIDQSTFEIVETAKRTGAQVRGPIPLPTRKERFTVLISPHVNKDARDQYEICTHKRLIDIVQPTEKTIDALMKLDLASGVDVQISLS